The following coding sequences are from one Diabrotica virgifera virgifera chromosome 2, PGI_DIABVI_V3a window:
- the LOC126879742 gene encoding endoglucanase-like has translation MCNSQQPWAVNSTLAYYGFGAASFSNGIDVSLCCACFLFSFQDQISNKKMIVQVINTGSDLDHNHFDIALPEGVVGIFTEGCHDQWNAPWNGWGDQYGGVHNRDECATLPQALQSGCYFRFDFYQNANNPRMHFDQVQCPAEIVAKSGCSL, from the exons ATGTGCAACAGTCAACAACCATGGGCAGTAAATAGCACTTTGGCATATTATGGTTTTGGTGCAGCCTCTTTCAGTAACGGAATTGATGTATCCTTATGTTGCGCTTGTTTCTTATTTAGCTTCCAGGATCAAATTTCTAACAAGAAAATGATCGTACAA GTTATAAATACTGGTTCTGATTTGGATCATAATCATTTCGACATTGCTCTTCCCGAAGGTGTTGTTGGAATTTTCACTGAAGGTTGTCATGACCAATGGAATGCCCCATGGAACGGTTGGGGTGACCAATATGGTGGAGTTCATAACAGAGACGAATGTGCTACTCTTCCTCAAGCCTTACAGTCTGGATGTTACTTCAGATTTGATTTCTACCAGAATGCTAACAATCCAAGAATGCATTTCGACCAAGTCCAATGTCCTGCTGAAATCGTTGCCAAATCTGGTTGCagtctttaa